Proteins encoded together in one Impatiens glandulifera chromosome 1, dImpGla2.1, whole genome shotgun sequence window:
- the LOC124920530 gene encoding GDSL esterase/lipase APG-like, whose amino-acid sequence MGPFFFFLLLLSIVVGTGNAQDSTTLVPAIITFGDSAVDVGNNDYLATIFKADYPPYGRDFANEKPTGRFCNGKLATDLTADTLGFQTYPPAYLSPEASGKKLLIGANFASAASGYDDKTAYLSHAISLSQQLEYYKEYQGKLAAVAGEEKAASILKEALYLVSFGSSDFIQNYYVNPWLYKVYTPDQYSSYLVTIFSGFIKDLYGLGARRIGVTSLPPLGCLPATITLFGFHQDGCVERLNTDAKGFNNKVKSEASSLKKQLGGLKIAIFDIYTPLYNLVKSPSDHGFAEARRGCCGTGTVETTSLLCNPKSIGTCSNATEYVFWDAVHPSEAANQVLADSLLLEGIELIG is encoded by the exons ATGGgtcccttcttcttcttcctcttacTACTGTCCATTGTTGTTGGCACTGGTAATGCTCAAGACTCAACAACCCTCGTCCCAGCAATTATAACGTTCGGAGACTCTGCAGTTGATGTCGGTAACAATGATTATCTTGCCACCATTTTCAAGGCCGATTACCCACCTTACGGCAGAGATTTCGCCAATGAGAAACCTACTGGCAGATTCTGCAATGGAAAGCTAGCCACTGATCTCACTG CTGATACGTTGGGATTCCAGACTTACCCACCTGCATATCTGAGCCCAGAAGCTTCAGGGAAGAAACTCCTCATCGGAGCAAACTTCGCCTCTGCTGCGTCTGGTTATGACGACAAAACAGCCTACTTGAGC CATGCAATATCGTTGAGCCAGCAGCTTGAATACTATAAAGAATACCAGGGGAAATTAGCAGCGGTTGCCGGAGAAGAGAAAGCAGCCTCGATTCTAAAAGAAGCTTTGTATCTTGTAAGCTTTGGCAGTTCTGATTTCATTCAGAACTATTATGTAAACCCGTGGCTCTACAAAGTCTACACCCCTGACCAGTATAGTTCATACCTTGTCACCATTTTCTCCGGCTTCATCAAG GATCTATACGGATTGGGAGCAAGGAGAATCGGAGTGACATCACTACCACCATTGGGTTGTCTTCCAGCGACAATAACCCTGTTTGGATTTCATCAAGATGGTTGTGTGGAGAGGCTAAACACGGATGCTAAAGGATTCAATAATAAAGTAAAATCGGAGGCGTCGAGTTTAAAGAAGCAATTAGGGGGGTTAAAGATTGCAATTTTTGACATTTATACGCCTCTGTATAATCTAGTCAAATCCCCTTCAGACCATGGATTTGCAGAAGCAAGAAGAGGGTGTTGTGGGACAGGAACGGTAGAAACTACGTCGCTATTGTGCAATCCAAAGTCAATTGGGACTTGCAGTAATGCCACTGAATATGTATTTTGGGACGCTGTTCATCCCTCTGAGGCAGCTAATCAGGTCCTTGCCGATTCTTTGCTCTTAGAAGGTATTGAACTCATTGGATGA